Proteins found in one Vagococcus carniphilus genomic segment:
- a CDS encoding GNAT family N-acetyltransferase encodes MITIKHTEDIHSTIYEDALAIRKEVFVTEQQVPLSLEVEDEELCVHFVLYDDNEPAATVRLFPKDNSTYKIQRMAVLKQYRKKGYGRKIMIAAEEYAKNVGKTQTLLGAQTHALAFYESMGYEAFGDEFLDAGIKHFNMKKEI; translated from the coding sequence ATGATAACAATTAAACACACTGAAGATATTCATTCAACAATTTACGAAGATGCCTTAGCTATTAGAAAAGAAGTATTTGTCACTGAACAACAGGTTCCTTTATCTCTAGAGGTTGAGGACGAAGAACTCTGTGTTCATTTTGTTTTATATGATGATAATGAACCAGCTGCTACAGTGCGTTTATTTCCAAAAGATAACTCTACATATAAAATCCAACGAATGGCTGTATTAAAGCAGTATAGAAAAAAAGGATACGGTAGAAAAATTATGATTGCAGCAGAAGAATACGCTAAGAATGTTGGTAAAACACAAACTCTTTTAGGTGCTCAAACACACGCTTTAGCCTTTTATGAATCTATGGGTTATGAAGCATTTGGTGATGAATTTTTAGATGCTGGCATTAAACATTTTAATATGAAAAAAGAAATCTAA
- a CDS encoding hemolysin family protein yields MNADPDSQSILINVIVLVVLTLLNAFFAAAEMAVVSVNKSRVEQKAGEGDKASVKLLRLINDSSTFLSTIQVGITLVTILSGASLANSFAKKLAPLFGDVSWAKQASQVIVLILLTYISIVFGELYPKRIALNKSEEVAKFALGPIKVLGVLMKPFVWLLSASTNLLSRITPMTFDDESDKMTREEMAYMLTNEGVLDSDELEMVQGIFDLDTTLAREVMVPRTEAFMIDIHDSATENIDKVLSNNFSRIPVYDDDKDKVIGILHLKNLLKEARKTGFENVDLLKVIHEPLFVPETIFIDDLLVELKRTQNHMAILLDEYGGVVGLVTFEDLLEEIVGEIDDESDELTIEELYTQIGEDEYIIQARMPIDDFNEHFETTLDMNDVDTMAGYVITALGVIPEMNETLSIDVENVTLTTHKVEGTRLIEIKVKVHEKEEEPEEEKYRRLKGSTDKDKDKEKEKED; encoded by the coding sequence ATGAACGCTGACCCTGATAGTCAGTCTATTTTAATTAACGTAATTGTATTAGTTGTTTTAACTTTGCTCAATGCTTTTTTTGCAGCAGCAGAAATGGCGGTTGTATCGGTTAATAAAAGCCGTGTGGAGCAAAAAGCAGGAGAGGGAGATAAAGCATCAGTTAAACTGTTACGATTAATTAATGATTCAAGTACGTTTCTATCGACCATCCAAGTAGGTATTACACTTGTAACCATCTTGTCTGGTGCTTCTTTAGCTAATTCGTTTGCTAAAAAATTAGCGCCATTGTTTGGAGATGTTTCGTGGGCAAAACAAGCCTCTCAGGTGATTGTTTTGATTTTATTAACGTATATTTCAATTGTATTTGGGGAGCTTTATCCAAAAAGGATTGCTCTTAATAAATCTGAAGAAGTCGCAAAATTCGCTTTAGGGCCAATTAAAGTTTTAGGTGTTCTTATGAAACCTTTTGTCTGGTTGCTTTCAGCCTCAACAAATTTGTTGAGCCGAATTACACCAATGACATTCGATGATGAGAGCGATAAAATGACTCGTGAAGAGATGGCTTATATGCTAACGAATGAAGGAGTTTTAGATTCAGATGAACTTGAAATGGTTCAAGGGATATTTGATTTAGATACAACTCTAGCTCGTGAAGTGATGGTACCTCGTACAGAAGCCTTTATGATTGATATCCATGATTCGGCAACAGAGAATATTGATAAAGTCTTATCAAATAATTTTTCTCGTATTCCGGTTTATGATGATGATAAAGATAAAGTTATTGGTATATTACATTTAAAAAACTTATTAAAAGAAGCAAGAAAAACAGGGTTTGAAAATGTCGATTTATTAAAAGTCATTCACGAACCGTTGTTTGTTCCTGAAACTATTTTTATTGATGACTTGTTAGTAGAACTTAAACGCACACAAAACCATATGGCAATTCTTCTAGATGAATATGGTGGAGTTGTTGGTTTAGTAACATTTGAAGACTTACTAGAAGAAATCGTTGGTGAGATTGATGATGAGTCTGATGAGTTAACGATTGAAGAGTTGTACACTCAAATTGGTGAGGATGAGTATATCATTCAAGCTCGTATGCCGATTGATGATTTTAATGAACATTTTGAAACAACACTTGATATGAATGATGTGGATACGATGGCAGGTTATGTTATCACAGCGCTTGGCGTCATTCCTGAGATGAACGAAACTTTATCCATTGATGTTGAAAATGTGACGCTGACAACTCATAAAGTTGAAGGAACACGTTTGATTGAAATCAAAGTAAAAGTCCATGAAAAAGAAGAAGAACCTGAAGAAGAGAAATACAGACGTCTAAAAGGTTCGACTGATAAAGACAAGGACAAGGAAAAAGAAAAAGAAGATTGA
- a CDS encoding acyltransferase family protein: MKKYYSSLDTLRAIAILSVIFYHTIPHIFPGGFLGVNLFFVLSGYLMTASIIMELFSTKNFDFKRFYQKRLRRIYPPLLLLIGTLSVFVLLTNSVDPIDFFKDSLASLLGVNNQWQLVNQVSYFDQFKSLYLLKHLWSLSVELQFYIFYPLFLVNIFFMQDNKKIVRIQRILILVTLFSILVMSYLYFYTDINFTYYSTLSRLSAFTIGGMFFIKSGTRKNKQNMAYPFKVTLCFLALLFFMLTLNDHSLLTYNGGMFAFSMISGFLIFFIVESKKINTFLDIPLFTFIGKRSYDMYLFYLPTILIFEYYSGWDGKNPYLVTMLLTFIIIALGHLSYHITQKVSGKDILFSSIIISSLIILIFFLSKMGGFTTKPNKLPKTNDSSYVSSSTSSEKETTSSSTTEESIDTRPKELLFVGDSVLLGTKDYLNDLFKDDQIEIDAKVGRQLYEVKQIIESHPVSDNLIYVLSTGNNGLVSKEEIEEIVKSIDNHSLYFITTAVPRSWKTATNNVLKETAKNHKNVHIIDWEEKVLNNPDNNWFDGDDIHLNQEGAKVYGELIQSNLDKK, from the coding sequence ATGAAAAAGTACTATTCTAGCTTGGATACATTACGAGCTATTGCTATTCTTTCTGTCATCTTTTATCACACAATACCCCACATCTTTCCTGGGGGATTTTTAGGAGTCAATCTCTTTTTTGTTTTGTCGGGATATTTGATGACAGCAAGTATTATTATGGAGTTATTTTCTACTAAAAACTTTGATTTCAAGCGTTTCTATCAAAAAAGACTACGTAGAATCTATCCACCTCTATTGCTTTTAATAGGAACACTCTCTGTTTTTGTTTTACTGACTAACAGTGTTGATCCTATAGATTTTTTCAAAGATAGTTTAGCAAGTCTATTAGGTGTTAATAATCAGTGGCAACTGGTCAATCAAGTTTCTTATTTCGACCAATTTAAAAGCCTTTACTTACTCAAACACCTTTGGTCATTGTCAGTTGAACTGCAATTTTATATTTTTTATCCTTTATTCCTAGTGAATATTTTTTTTATGCAAGATAATAAGAAAATTGTGAGAATCCAGAGAATTCTAATTCTTGTTACACTATTTTCTATTCTTGTTATGAGTTATTTGTATTTTTATACGGATATTAATTTTACTTACTATTCGACTCTTTCTAGATTATCAGCATTTACAATTGGCGGGATGTTTTTTATAAAAAGTGGAACACGAAAAAACAAACAAAATATGGCCTATCCTTTCAAAGTAACACTCTGTTTTCTAGCTCTACTTTTTTTTATGCTAACATTAAATGACCATTCACTTCTTACATATAACGGCGGAATGTTTGCTTTTAGTATGATTAGTGGATTCTTAATTTTCTTTATTGTGGAGTCAAAGAAAATCAACACTTTTCTTGATATACCACTATTTACATTTATTGGAAAAAGAAGCTATGATATGTATCTTTTTTACCTACCTACTATTTTAATTTTTGAGTATTACTCAGGCTGGGACGGTAAAAATCCGTATCTCGTAACAATGCTTCTTACATTCATAATTATAGCGTTGGGACATTTGTCTTATCACATAACGCAAAAAGTATCTGGAAAAGATATTTTATTTAGTTCAATTATTATCAGCTCCCTTATTATCCTAATCTTTTTCTTATCTAAAATGGGGGGATTCACAACAAAGCCTAATAAACTTCCCAAAACAAATGATTCGAGTTACGTATCTTCTAGCACATCTTCTGAAAAAGAAACAACTAGCTCTTCAACTACTGAAGAAAGTATTGATACAAGACCTAAAGAATTACTATTTGTTGGAGACTCCGTTTTATTAGGAACAAAAGACTACCTAAATGACCTATTTAAGGACGATCAAATTGAAATTGATGCCAAAGTAGGCCGTCAGCTATACGAGGTGAAACAAATCATTGAATCTCACCCTGTATCTGACAATCTTATCTATGTGTTGAGTACTGGGAATAACGGGCTTGTTTCAAAAGAAGAAATAGAAGAGATTGTTAAAAGCATAGATAATCATTCTCTATACTTTATTACAACAGCCGTCCCAAGATCATGGAAAACAGCAACTAATAATGTTTTAAAAGAAACAGCAAAAAATCATAAGAATGTTCATATCATTGATTGGGAAGAAAAAGTACTCAACAATCCTGACAATAACTGGTTTGACGGTGATGACATTCATTTAAATCAAGAAGGAGCTAAAGTTTACGGAGAGTTAATTCAATCTAACTTAGATAAAAAATAA
- the recX gene encoding recombination regulator RecX, producing the protein MEKIKSIRKLKNNHYTLTTESGRKIRISEDTLVKHRLLKGEEVSENTLEIIEKEAELDIGYQLALSFLSYQLRSEKEIKDHLKKKEISEEGISYVIIKLREMNLLDDLVFAESYVRTVMKTQDKGPQTIKQQLFKKGISEENIAKALEQYSFDDQEEVAMKVAEKALRKYKSKSHKEQINKVRQHLFTKGYSGDLINLVMSNLEVEKDEDDEWETLVREGDKLWRKHQRLDKAKKKQKMRQSLFQKGYDFDAINRFIEEKELEDDE; encoded by the coding sequence ATGGAAAAAATTAAATCAATCCGCAAATTAAAAAATAATCATTATACTTTAACAACTGAAAGTGGACGTAAAATAAGAATATCGGAAGACACACTAGTGAAACATCGTTTACTAAAAGGAGAAGAAGTTTCCGAAAACACATTAGAAATAATCGAAAAAGAGGCCGAGTTAGATATTGGTTACCAACTAGCTTTGTCTTTTTTAAGTTACCAACTGCGTTCTGAAAAAGAAATCAAAGATCACTTGAAGAAAAAAGAAATTTCTGAAGAGGGAATTTCCTATGTAATAATTAAACTTCGTGAGATGAACTTACTGGATGACTTAGTTTTTGCTGAAAGCTATGTCAGAACGGTGATGAAGACGCAAGATAAAGGTCCACAAACCATTAAGCAACAACTCTTTAAAAAAGGAATCTCTGAGGAAAATATCGCAAAAGCTCTTGAGCAGTATTCATTTGATGACCAAGAAGAAGTAGCAATGAAGGTTGCTGAAAAAGCTCTTAGAAAATATAAATCAAAAAGCCATAAGGAACAAATCAACAAAGTTCGTCAGCATCTCTTTACTAAAGGGTATAGTGGCGACTTAATTAATTTAGTCATGTCTAATTTAGAAGTGGAAAAAGATGAAGACGATGAGTGGGAAACACTTGTTAGAGAAGGGGATAAGTTATGGCGTAAGCATCAACGCTTGGATAAAGCTAAGAAAAAACAAAAGATGCGTCAGTCCCTGTTTCAAAAAGGATATGACTTTGATGCGATTAATCGTTTCATAGAGGAGAAAGAGCTAGAAGATGACGAGTAA
- a CDS encoding SGNH/GDSL hydrolase family protein, producing MRKKKPLVFISLLMGICIAVGIKIIYGHVQQLNSEEEQIGEIETISNEAISNDDYSVDTSSSIMKPHVSSSSEYEEEPTENILKDKKILCIGDSMTYLDNKEIRGGKIIGYQQAFRNEGAIVDSYGISGATFKQYSKEMSTREHGSLYDDLVLNKKANIKDHDYITIFAGTNDISTNFIIGDHSTLDNPKTTLGAFNLLLNYLKETTNARIVVFSPIYTSNLKERPKEDMEKLVEEMRYVTHLNQIEFVDIYHHFEINHKTSEKYLYDKLHPNNEGMDLIGEEMVGVLKTPRLVELPKKE from the coding sequence ATGAGAAAGAAAAAACCACTCGTTTTTATAAGTTTATTGATGGGGATATGTATTGCAGTTGGTATAAAGATAATTTACGGACATGTTCAACAATTAAATAGTGAAGAAGAACAAATTGGTGAAATTGAAACGATATCTAATGAAGCTATCAGCAATGATGATTACTCTGTAGATACATCAAGTTCTATTATGAAACCACATGTAAGTTCTTCAAGTGAATATGAAGAAGAACCAACAGAGAATATATTAAAAGATAAAAAAATTCTGTGTATTGGGGACTCGATGACTTACTTAGATAATAAAGAAATAAGAGGTGGAAAAATCATTGGGTATCAACAAGCTTTCAGAAATGAAGGTGCGATTGTTGATTCTTATGGTATTTCAGGTGCAACATTTAAACAATATAGTAAAGAGATGTCAACAAGAGAACATGGTTCACTTTATGATGATTTGGTTCTTAATAAGAAAGCAAATATAAAAGATCATGACTATATTACTATTTTCGCAGGAACAAATGATATTTCTACTAATTTTATTATTGGAGATCATAGTACTTTGGATAATCCTAAAACAACTTTAGGTGCTTTTAATTTATTATTGAACTATTTGAAAGAAACAACAAATGCTAGAATTGTCGTTTTTTCACCCATTTATACATCTAACTTAAAAGAACGACCTAAAGAAGATATGGAAAAATTAGTTGAAGAGATGAGATATGTTACTCATTTAAATCAGATTGAGTTTGTCGACATTTATCATCACTTTGAAATTAACCACAAAACATCAGAAAAATACCTTTATGATAAGTTACATCCTAATAATGAAGGGATGGATTTAATCGGGGAAGAAATGGTTGGAGTCCTTAAAACACCACGCTTAGTGGAGTTACCAAAAAAAGAATGA
- the mutY gene encoding A/G-specific adenine glycosylase has product MTSKEVIEWNEEQVKEMQDKLLAWYDQEKRLLPWRENKDPYRIWVSEIMLQQTQVVTVIPYFHRFLEWFPTIKDLAEADEDKLLKAWEGLGYYSRVRNMQEAAKTIVEKFGGKMPDNLKDLLSLKGIGPYTAGAIASIAFDLPEPAVDGNVMRVYSRLFCIEDDIADPKSRKIFEQKVRETISHDRPGDFNQALMDLGATICTPTSPKIEIDPLKDLYEAHKQGRLEEFPVKKKKIKTVPMYYVALAIQNEKGEYLLRKRPSDGLLADMWTFPLLEVSKAAYEEMVKDWKNYQLDTKEPTLFDFVADETASLLTGCFLAKLVDKQPKIVWQKQPIGEATHIFSHRKWHLLLASGFEKDQEKILLEESDVWASKTDFDDFVFPKPQQKMVAILNKKGINSAT; this is encoded by the coding sequence ATGACGAGTAAAGAAGTAATTGAGTGGAATGAAGAGCAAGTAAAAGAGATGCAAGATAAGCTCCTTGCTTGGTACGATCAAGAAAAAAGATTACTACCATGGCGTGAAAATAAAGATCCATACCGAATTTGGGTCTCTGAAATCATGCTCCAACAAACACAAGTAGTAACAGTTATTCCTTATTTTCATCGTTTTTTAGAGTGGTTTCCAACGATTAAAGATTTAGCAGAAGCTGATGAAGATAAGCTATTAAAAGCATGGGAAGGTCTAGGTTACTACTCTCGGGTTAGAAACATGCAAGAAGCAGCTAAAACAATTGTAGAAAAATTTGGTGGTAAAATGCCAGATAATTTGAAGGATTTACTAAGTTTAAAAGGGATTGGACCCTATACGGCTGGTGCGATTGCTAGTATTGCTTTTGATTTACCAGAGCCTGCTGTTGATGGCAACGTCATGCGTGTTTATAGTCGTCTATTTTGTATCGAAGACGATATAGCAGACCCAAAATCACGAAAAATATTTGAACAAAAGGTGAGAGAAACCATTAGTCATGACAGACCTGGTGATTTTAACCAAGCTTTGATGGATTTAGGAGCAACGATTTGTACACCTACCTCACCTAAGATTGAGATAGATCCATTAAAAGATTTGTATGAAGCCCATAAGCAAGGCAGACTGGAAGAGTTTCCTGTTAAAAAGAAAAAAATTAAGACTGTTCCGATGTACTATGTGGCTCTTGCTATCCAAAATGAAAAGGGCGAGTATCTATTAAGAAAACGTCCTAGTGATGGTTTGTTAGCTGATATGTGGACATTTCCACTTCTTGAAGTCTCAAAGGCTGCTTATGAAGAGATGGTGAAAGATTGGAAGAACTATCAATTAGATACAAAAGAACCAACTCTCTTTGATTTTGTGGCAGATGAAACAGCAAGCCTATTAACAGGTTGTTTTTTAGCTAAATTAGTAGACAAACAACCAAAAATAGTCTGGCAAAAACAACCAATTGGTGAAGCAACTCATATCTTTAGTCATAGAAAATGGCATTTACTATTAGCTTCAGGATTTGAAAAAGACCAAGAAAAAATATTACTTGAAGAAAGTGATGTGTGGGCAAGTAAGACAGACTTTGATGACTTTGTCTTTCCAAAGCCTCAGCAAAAAATGGTAGCTATTTTAAACAAAAAAGGAATTAATAGTGCTACTTAA
- the ntdP gene encoding nucleoside tri-diphosphate phosphatase — MRVPKEGEFITIQSYKHDGSLHRTWRDTMVLKTSECSIIGINDHTLVTESDGRRWVTREPAILYFHTKYWFNIIAMIREKGVSYYCNLASPYVLDEEALKYIDYDLDIKVFPDGEKRLLDVDEYEDHRAQMNYPDEIDLVLKENVKTLVDWINNEKGPFSMEYVDVWYKRYQQLSRRQ, encoded by the coding sequence ATGCGTGTACCTAAAGAAGGAGAGTTTATAACGATCCAAAGTTACAAGCATGACGGAAGTTTACATCGAACTTGGCGTGACACGATGGTTTTAAAAACCAGTGAATGCTCTATTATCGGGATTAATGATCACACATTAGTGACAGAGTCTGATGGTAGACGTTGGGTGACACGGGAGCCAGCTATTTTGTATTTTCATACGAAGTACTGGTTCAATATAATTGCAATGATACGTGAGAAGGGGGTTTCTTATTACTGTAATCTGGCTTCACCTTATGTTTTGGATGAAGAAGCTTTAAAATACATCGATTACGACTTGGATATTAAGGTTTTTCCTGATGGAGAAAAACGCCTTTTAGATGTTGATGAGTATGAAGATCATCGTGCTCAAATGAATTATCCAGATGAAATTGATTTAGTATTGAAAGAAAATGTCAAAACATTAGTTGACTGGATTAACAATGAAAAGGGCCCATTTTCTATGGAGTACGTTGATGTGTGGTATAAACGTTATCAACAATTATCAAGAAGACAGTAA
- a CDS encoding AI-2E family transporter, protein MYEKFKHSKLMFWSAELLILATLVLVGTKINFLFKPIATMFTTMFAPILISGFLYYLFKPIVSFLEKRGIGKTLAVTIVMLLLVGIIVLSISSLIPTLIAQITALMKKMPQFITVVEDWADQLAHHPMTQNIDVQSYLDKWNLSIGNIAQQTFNGLSSGIGSFLSSVAGIVMLVVTVPFILFYMLKDGHKFIPAVEKYFPSKHKKEMLELLSKMSETISKYISGQMIECLFVGVSTSLGYMLIGVDYAFLFGFIAGLTNMIPYIGPYIGLAPAVLVTVFTDPWKAVFACIVVLVVQQIDGNIIYPNVIGKSLDIHPLTIIILLLVAGNIAGLLGMILGVPLYAVCKTIFVYVFDMVQLNKKGKLETPQLRNKKSRLFNCQICLIVIRFHSNYLTSNDAFYFKERTSL, encoded by the coding sequence ATGTACGAAAAATTTAAACATTCAAAATTAATGTTTTGGTCAGCGGAGTTATTAATATTAGCCACATTAGTATTAGTTGGAACCAAAATTAACTTTTTATTCAAACCTATTGCAACCATGTTTACAACAATGTTTGCACCTATCCTAATTTCAGGATTTTTATACTATTTATTTAAACCAATCGTTTCTTTTTTAGAAAAAAGAGGTATTGGTAAAACATTGGCAGTTACTATCGTGATGTTACTTCTAGTTGGAATTATTGTTCTTTCGATTTCATCTCTTATTCCAACATTAATTGCTCAAATTACTGCTTTAATGAAAAAAATGCCACAATTTATTACGGTGGTGGAAGATTGGGCAGATCAATTAGCTCATCACCCAATGACTCAAAATATTGATGTTCAATCTTATCTAGATAAATGGAATTTATCAATTGGAAATATTGCCCAACAAACGTTTAATGGCTTAAGCTCTGGAATTGGTTCTTTCCTATCTTCTGTCGCAGGGATTGTGATGTTAGTTGTGACGGTTCCATTTATTCTATTTTACATGTTAAAAGATGGCCATAAATTTATTCCGGCTGTTGAAAAGTATTTTCCATCGAAGCATAAAAAAGAAATGTTAGAGCTCTTAAGTAAAATGAGTGAAACTATTTCAAAATATATTAGTGGTCAAATGATTGAGTGCTTATTCGTTGGTGTTTCAACTAGTTTAGGATATATGCTCATTGGCGTAGATTATGCGTTTCTTTTTGGGTTCATTGCGGGATTAACTAATATGATTCCATACATTGGACCATATATTGGATTAGCTCCAGCAGTTTTAGTAACAGTTTTTACAGATCCATGGAAAGCAGTTTTTGCTTGTATTGTTGTACTAGTTGTTCAACAAATTGATGGTAATATCATTTATCCAAATGTCATTGGTAAAAGTTTAGATATTCATCCACTAACGATTATTATTCTATTATTAGTAGCTGGAAACATTGCAGGATTATTAGGAATGATTCTTGGAGTTCCGTTATATGCAGTGTGTAAAACAATCTTTGTTTATGTCTTTGATATGGTGCAATTAAATAAGAAGGGAAAGCTTGAAACTCCCCAGTTGAGGAACAAAAAAAGTAGGTTATTCAATTGTCAAATTTGTTTAATTGTGATACGATTTCATAGTAATTACTTAACAAGTAATGACGCATTTTATTTTAAGGAGAGAACAAGCTTATGA